TTGGTGCAGGGCGGGGAAAGCCGCCAGGGACAGCGCCGTGGCGACGGCGCAATGGACGCAGGCCCAGGCATAGCGGACCGCGCCGGGCCGCGGGGCCGGCTGCGCGCGGCCCGGCGCGTCGCCGGCGCGCGGGCCGCCATCTCCGGCTCGTGGCGCGCCATCGCGAAGATGGGGCGCGCCCAGGCGCCTGGCTGGCCCGCGCGCGGAAGCCGGTTGCGCAGGCGCGGCCAGGCGGATGACGTCCAGCTCCGGGCAGCCGGCGGCCAGCAAGTCGGCGAAGCTGCGGCGCCGCCAGAGACCCGCCGGCGACAGCAGGGCGGCCAGCCACGCGCGCCAGCGCTTGCCCAGGCCGCCGCCGGCACGGGTGCGGCCGATGACCGCCTTGGTGACATTGTGCCGGCGGACGTAGCCGACCAGCGACTGCACCAGATCGGCGCCGCCCAGCGTTTCGACGCGGGCATCCAGCTCGCGCGCGGCGGCCAGCGCAGCTTGCAGCGCCAGCCGCTGCGACGGCGAGGGCGCGATCAGGCTGGGCGCCTCCACCGTGACGACGTGCAGTTCGCCGTCCAGCTGCTGCGCCAGGCGGTGCGCGGCGCGCACCACGTACTCGGCCTCGTCGTCCGCGGCCAGGCAGGCCATGACGGCCTCGCGCGTGCGCCATACGGTGTCGACCGCGCGGTCGCGCCGGTAGGCCTGCACGTCGTCGTCGACGCGCTCGGCCATGCGGCGCAGCGCCAATTCGCGCAGCGCGATCAGGTTGCCCTTGCGAAAGAAGTTGCGGGCCGCGTGGCGCGCCTGTTCCGGCAGATATACCTTGCCGTCACGCAGGCGCCGCAGCAGCTCGTCTGGCGGCAGGTCCACCAGCACCACTTCATCGGCTGCGTCGAACAGGCGGTCCGGCACGGTCTCCCAAACGGGGATGCCGGTGATGCTGCCCACCGCCTGGTTCAGGCTGTCGAGGTGCTGGGCGTTGAGCGTGCTCCAGACGTCGATGCCGGCGGCCAGCAGTTCCTCGACGTCCTGCCAGCGTTTGGCGTGGCGCGCGCCCGGGGCATTCGAATGCGCGAGTTCATCGACCAGCACCAGGGCGGGGCGCCGCGCCAGCGCGCCGTCCAGATCGAACTCGGGCAGCACGTGGCCGCGGTAGGCGTAGTCCCGGCGCGGCAGCAGCGGGATGCCGTCCAGCAGCGCGGCGGTTTCCCGGCGGCCGTGGGTTTCCACGACCCCGGCCAGCACGTCAACGCCGAGGGCGTGCTGGGCCGCCGCGGCCGCCAGCATGGCGTAGGTCTTGCCCACGCCGGCCGATGCGCCGAAATACAGGCGAAGCCGGCCGCGGGCCGCGCGCTGGGCCGCCCCATCGATGTCCCGCAGCAAGGCGTCGGGATCGGGGCGTTCGGGAGGGGGGCTGGACATGGTGTCGTCGGGGGGCGGGACAGCGTCACTATATCCCTATCGCACCGCCTTCACGCCGTCCAGGTCCAGGTTCAGCGCCAGCACGTTGACGACCGGCTCGCCGAGCAGGCCGAAGAAGGGCCGGCGCGTGTGCGCCTCCACCCGTTTGGCGACCTCCAGCGTGCTCATATTGCGCGCCCGCGCCACGCGGGCGATCTGGTAGTCCGCCGCAGCCAGGCTGATGTCCGGATCCAGCCCGCTGCCCGACGCGCTGATCAGGTCCACCGGAATGGGCCGGGCATTGTCGGGATCCGCGGCGTGCAGCGCCTCGATGCGCGCCTTGGCCGCCTGCGCCAGCGCCGGATTGCGCGGCCCCAGGTTGGAGCCGCCGGAGGCCGACGCGTTGTACGGCATGGGAGCGGTGGCCGACGGGCGTCCCCAGAAGTACTTGGGCGAGGTGAACTGCTGGCCGATCAAAGCCGACCCCAGCACCTGGCCGTTCCGTTCGATCATCGAGCCGTTGGCTTCGCGCGGAAACAGCAGTTGCGCGACGCCGGTGGTGGCGTAGGGATAGAGCAAGCCGGTGATGACGCTCAGGATGGCGAAGACGGCCAGCGCGGGCCGCAGCACGCCGCCCTGCATCGTGGACTTTTCTTGCATATTCATGATGATTTCCTCACAGGGCGCGCCGGCTCAAGTCCAGCCCAGCGCCGCCAGGACCATGTCGACCAGCTTGATGCCGATGAA
The sequence above is a segment of the Bordetella genomosp. 9 genome. Coding sequences within it:
- the kdpC gene encoding potassium-transporting ATPase subunit KdpC translates to MNMQEKSTMQGGVLRPALAVFAILSVITGLLYPYATTGVAQLLFPREANGSMIERNGQVLGSALIGQQFTSPKYFWGRPSATAPMPYNASASGGSNLGPRNPALAQAAKARIEALHAADPDNARPIPVDLISASGSGLDPDISLAAADYQIARVARARNMSTLEVAKRVEAHTRRPFFGLLGEPVVNVLALNLDLDGVKAVR